In the genome of Bremerella sp. JC817, one region contains:
- a CDS encoding MarR family transcriptional regulator, with protein MLRYDFEDSLGYWVFSVAHLMTRAMNDELGKLGITYRQWEVLCWLSYMGEITQSELADQMRIEAPTLVGVIDRMERDGWIVRETDPTDRRKKIIRATEKVEPMWEQMVACAASVRSKALRGLESEEVQKVKATLTTIRGNLLSELPGHNIPAEPIGQKRASQAASNS; from the coding sequence ATGCTCCGCTACGACTTTGAAGACAGTTTGGGCTATTGGGTGTTCAGCGTGGCGCATCTGATGACTCGCGCGATGAACGATGAACTTGGGAAACTGGGGATCACGTATCGCCAATGGGAAGTCTTGTGCTGGCTTTCGTACATGGGGGAAATCACCCAGAGCGAGCTGGCCGACCAGATGCGAATCGAAGCACCGACGCTCGTGGGGGTGATCGATCGCATGGAACGCGACGGCTGGATCGTCCGCGAAACCGACCCGACCGATCGCCGAAAAAAGATTATTCGGGCGACCGAAAAGGTCGAACCAATGTGGGAACAAATGGTGGCCTGTGCCGCCAGCGTCCGCTCAAAGGCTCTTCGCGGTCTCGAATCGGAAGAAGTTCAAAAGGTGAAAGCCACGCTCACAACCATTCGGGGCAATTTGCTTTCAGAACTTCCGGGACATAATATCCCTGCAGAGCCAATCGGCCAGAAGCGAGCCTCGCAGGCCGCCAGCAACAGCTAA
- a CDS encoding alkaline phosphatase family protein, producing MRFLLTVVTLISLCATSTLSAAEKTKHVLLLGIDGCRFDALTKANTPNLDKLISRGIYSPTALIQGERYRKSDTVSGPGWSSINTGVWADKHGVIDNGFGKPNFEKYPHFFHYVKLSQPEAKTVSIVDWTPIEKYIVSSADVSIDTTEYKKSVVEQYDIADEKGVNDAIRLLDEVHPTALMLYQGIVDESGHTFGFHPTVPEYISAIEKVDQRVGKVLEAIEKQTDEEWLIVVTSDHGGAGKGHGGGHTNPDIMHSFLIVSGAGAEQGKFDQQVYIVDAVPTLLSYLGIAIDDQWELDGHVVGLKQKPATP from the coding sequence ATGCGTTTCCTGTTGACCGTTGTCACCTTAATTTCGCTGTGCGCGACAAGCACCTTGTCGGCCGCCGAGAAAACGAAGCATGTCCTGCTGTTGGGCATCGATGGTTGTCGCTTCGATGCGCTGACCAAGGCCAACACACCCAATCTGGATAAGTTGATTTCCCGAGGCATCTATTCGCCAACGGCGCTGATCCAGGGAGAGCGTTACCGCAAGAGCGACACCGTCAGCGGACCTGGCTGGTCCAGCATCAACACGGGCGTCTGGGCCGACAAGCATGGCGTGATCGACAATGGCTTTGGCAAACCGAACTTCGAGAAGTACCCTCACTTCTTCCATTACGTGAAGCTGTCCCAACCAGAAGCCAAGACCGTTTCGATCGTCGACTGGACACCGATCGAGAAGTACATCGTCTCGTCGGCCGACGTCTCGATCGACACGACCGAGTACAAGAAGTCGGTGGTGGAACAGTACGACATCGCAGATGAAAAAGGGGTGAACGATGCGATTCGCCTCCTCGACGAAGTGCACCCAACAGCCTTGATGCTGTACCAGGGAATCGTTGACGAATCGGGACACACGTTCGGCTTTCATCCGACCGTCCCGGAATACATCTCGGCGATTGAAAAGGTCGACCAGCGCGTTGGCAAAGTGCTTGAAGCGATCGAAAAGCAAACCGATGAAGAGTGGCTGATCGTTGTGACCAGCGACCATGGCGGAGCGGGCAAAGGGCACGGCGGTGGTCACACCAATCCTGATATCATGCACAGCTTTCTGATTGTCAGCGGAGCCGGCGCCGAGCAAGGCAAGTTCGACCAACAGGTTTATATCGTTGATGCGGTCCCGACGTTGCTTTCGTATCTCGGAATTGCCATCGACGATCAGTGGGAACTCGATGGCCACGTGGTAGGCTTGAAGCAGAAACCTGCCACGCCGTAG
- a CDS encoding beta-ketoacyl-[acyl-carrier-protein] synthase family protein, which translates to MQSLVEVVITGIGVVSPIGVGNEAVWESLMQGKSGIAPLQEFAMPDYPVEFGGELKGFDGKKYVKPRKALKVMCREIQTGFSAAALAMEEAGLEPGSIEPDRLGVVYGSEMMYSDFEDLRAAYKQCIEEGWYQHDRWGPSAMSETNPLWMLKYLPNMPACHVGIYYDGRGHNNTICLEEASALNAISEALSHLRRGTMDCMITGATGSRLNLNVLLYRGDSLLSHRNDAPEKASRPFEKDRDGMVNSEGAAALVLEPRDKAEARGAKILGKVLGAASTFGRTSEDAPVSVSAIESCIANTLKDAGLTKEDLACVFAHGSGIPSDDTLEAQAIKAALPGVPVTALKSYYGHTGAACGALDAAVAVLSLNHGQIPATLNYDTPDPTCDLPIVHGEALKTDKQAILILGYTRRGQVSGLIVGR; encoded by the coding sequence ATGCAGTCCCTAGTCGAAGTCGTTATTACCGGAATTGGGGTAGTTTCCCCCATCGGAGTAGGCAATGAGGCCGTTTGGGAAAGCCTTATGCAAGGCAAGTCTGGCATTGCGCCCCTCCAGGAGTTCGCCATGCCCGACTACCCTGTCGAGTTTGGCGGCGAGCTCAAGGGCTTCGATGGCAAGAAGTACGTCAAGCCGCGCAAGGCCTTGAAAGTGATGTGCCGCGAGATCCAGACGGGCTTCTCGGCGGCTGCCCTCGCCATGGAAGAAGCGGGCCTCGAACCTGGCAGCATCGAACCGGACCGGCTAGGTGTCGTGTACGGCAGCGAGATGATGTATAGCGATTTCGAAGACCTGCGAGCGGCTTATAAGCAATGTATTGAAGAGGGTTGGTATCAGCACGATCGCTGGGGGCCTTCCGCCATGAGCGAGACCAATCCGCTCTGGATGCTGAAGTATCTGCCCAACATGCCGGCCTGCCATGTCGGCATCTACTACGACGGTCGCGGTCACAACAATACCATCTGCCTGGAAGAAGCCAGCGCGCTCAACGCGATCTCGGAAGCGTTATCGCACCTGCGACGTGGCACGATGGATTGCATGATTACCGGCGCGACCGGTTCGCGTTTGAACTTGAATGTGCTGCTCTATCGCGGCGACTCGCTGCTATCGCACCGTAACGATGCCCCTGAGAAAGCCTCGCGGCCGTTCGAGAAAGATCGCGATGGCATGGTCAATAGCGAAGGGGCGGCTGCGTTGGTCCTCGAACCTCGCGACAAAGCCGAAGCCCGCGGAGCCAAGATTCTTGGAAAAGTTCTCGGAGCGGCATCGACATTTGGTCGTACTTCGGAAGACGCTCCTGTTTCGGTCTCGGCCATCGAAAGCTGTATCGCCAACACGCTGAAAGACGCCGGCCTAACCAAAGAAGACCTGGCGTGCGTGTTTGCTCACGGATCTGGCATCCCTTCGGACGACACTTTGGAAGCTCAAGCAATCAAGGCGGCGCTGCCTGGGGTCCCGGTCACCGCGCTGAAAAGCTACTACGGTCACACGGGGGCAGCTTGTGGTGCGTTGGATGCCGCGGTCGCGGTTCTCTCGCTGAACCATGGCCAGATTCCAGCAACGCTCAACTACGACACGCCAGATCCGACCTGCGATCTGCCGATCGTCCATGGCGAAGCATTGAAGACCGACAAGCAAGCGATTCTGATCCTGGGTTACACCCGTCGTGGTCAGGTTTCAGGGCTGATCGTCGGACGATAG
- a CDS encoding discoidin domain-containing protein, with protein MTIPRRFMALVLGMLTLGLAAAPLTAADAPKPIKALLVTGGCCHDYESQKNIIKDGLEARANIEVTVVHEGGSTTDTKIPLYQNPNWADGYDIVLHNECFAAVKDPAWTERVLKPHQEGLPGVVIHCAMHCYRDGTDQWFKFCGVTSHRHGAQYPHAVYNYDPEHPIMQDFGPAWTNPQGELYHIAKVWDTAHVLGASKEKNDGVEHACVWTNQYGKTRVFGTTLGHHNETMEADAFLNMLTRGTLWACDKLNDDYLKEIDNTTPKLVPVNLALNKPATASSEETGKNNFAKLAFDGKESTRWCASSADYPQWLQVDLGEPKELRGAQIDWESEGGVYQYTIEGSADGEKWMTIVDQSDKKDNKHDFEFVAGGFRYIRINALKSKHGGWASIREVRLLGSELVKVAPAQAKEDADAKLLAEVKVPEGFDTTLFAAPPAVNYPVFVASSPEGDVYVSVDKNGSLDREKRRGAIHRLRDTNGDGQADEVKLFVPDVDSPRGIVWDRDRLYVLHPPHLSAFIDDDGDGRSDRQEILIKNLAFTFKDRPADHTSNGVTLGVDGWLYLAIGDFGFMEAEGADGRKLQMRGGGVLRVRPDGTHMEVYSNGTRNILEVAVDPLMNAFTRDNTNDGGGWDIRLHHFSGMEDHGYPRLYMNFGDEIIQPLADYGGGSGCGALYMDEPGFPEGYGNALYTADWGRSWIYRHNPKRTGATFEVNQEEFLGIPRVTDLDVDGNSNIYAASWKGATFTYNGEDVGYLVRVTPKGYQAEAMPVLRKATEDELFQLMNSDSHRRRLAAQRELLARAMVKSESGEPAANSILKQAGNLMMGQEINGKLPSTEARVAAIYLGNQIITEQAPNWERLYDVWFDRLNMAAQRQAEIAPLAIRAMSDLALLNQDLRTAPKFRQLVEVAANRGLGSDDPRMQLESIITLGRLTELKTPLPVPGANPEGLVTFLGSDDPVIRHTAFQALANLEAYEPLFFVLDGRTASERKRQFALFALQRMHKPEVVEGLIERLPKEESLYRRQGLLTALCRLYYVDGEWKGNSWGTRPDTRGPYYQPEKWEMSDKIGGVLRSALASAGNEESAFLLEQLQRHRIELDGTLRLALQKAANDPKFAAAAISIIAQSNELPGEAIGLLEKAATDSDTAPEVRAQAITALLRSTEASVVEAALVGLGKLYASEPGGAAFKQTLSAFQNKDALSRQIGVIESLAKTPTSPASLWAEAGLLTLSTQQKLSPEVASTVKSSLEAGWGDPARQPQLLGAAIIVNDRNLEDKVRGLLASSNADVAAAAGKVADAWKLKAQMNKPTGPKVSTIDPTEVIKQVVGMKGDTSRGEQLFAKLTCNKCHTVDPNETPRGPYLPQVAKTYKRDQLTEAIVLPSKSLAQGFVTNIFQMEDGRVLSGFITFEGPEKIVIRDAQGTEITLNPDEIEGQKKDTVSIMPVGLANDVTVQELADLVTYLESLASKADSK; from the coding sequence ATGACGATCCCCCGCAGATTTATGGCCCTCGTCCTCGGTATGTTGACGCTTGGCCTGGCCGCAGCTCCCCTGACTGCCGCCGATGCTCCTAAGCCCATCAAAGCACTTTTGGTCACTGGTGGTTGCTGCCACGACTACGAGTCGCAAAAGAACATCATCAAGGACGGGCTCGAAGCTCGAGCCAACATCGAAGTGACCGTCGTTCACGAAGGTGGCTCGACAACTGACACCAAGATTCCGCTCTACCAGAATCCCAACTGGGCCGACGGCTACGACATCGTTCTGCACAACGAATGCTTCGCCGCCGTGAAAGATCCGGCTTGGACCGAACGCGTGCTGAAGCCGCACCAAGAAGGCCTGCCCGGCGTGGTGATTCACTGCGCGATGCATTGCTATCGCGACGGAACCGACCAGTGGTTCAAGTTCTGCGGTGTGACCTCGCATCGTCATGGTGCCCAGTACCCGCACGCGGTTTACAACTACGACCCGGAGCATCCGATCATGCAAGACTTCGGTCCTGCGTGGACCAACCCACAGGGCGAGCTCTATCACATCGCCAAGGTTTGGGACACGGCTCACGTGCTGGGTGCTTCCAAGGAAAAGAACGACGGCGTCGAGCACGCGTGCGTGTGGACCAACCAGTATGGCAAGACGCGCGTCTTCGGGACGACGCTGGGACACCATAACGAAACGATGGAAGCGGATGCGTTTCTCAACATGCTGACGCGTGGCACGTTGTGGGCCTGCGACAAGCTGAACGACGATTACCTGAAAGAAATCGACAACACGACGCCGAAACTGGTTCCTGTGAACCTGGCACTCAACAAGCCAGCCACCGCTTCCAGCGAAGAAACCGGCAAGAACAACTTCGCCAAGCTCGCCTTCGATGGCAAAGAGTCAACGCGCTGGTGTGCCAGCAGTGCGGACTATCCGCAGTGGTTGCAGGTCGACCTGGGCGAACCGAAGGAACTGCGTGGTGCCCAGATCGATTGGGAATCGGAAGGTGGCGTTTACCAGTACACGATCGAAGGGAGTGCGGACGGCGAGAAGTGGATGACCATCGTCGATCAGTCTGACAAGAAGGACAACAAGCACGACTTTGAATTCGTCGCGGGCGGGTTTCGCTACATTCGCATCAACGCTTTAAAGAGCAAGCATGGGGGCTGGGCTTCGATTCGTGAAGTCCGTCTGCTCGGTTCGGAACTGGTGAAAGTTGCTCCGGCCCAAGCCAAGGAAGATGCCGACGCGAAACTGTTGGCCGAAGTGAAGGTTCCTGAAGGCTTCGATACGACGCTGTTCGCAGCGCCGCCAGCGGTCAATTACCCGGTCTTCGTGGCAAGCAGTCCTGAAGGGGACGTTTACGTTTCGGTCGATAAGAATGGTTCGCTCGATCGCGAGAAGCGACGTGGGGCGATCCATCGCCTGCGCGACACCAACGGCGACGGCCAGGCCGACGAAGTGAAGCTGTTCGTACCCGACGTCGACTCGCCACGCGGCATCGTGTGGGATCGCGACCGTTTGTACGTGCTGCATCCGCCGCACCTCAGCGCTTTCATCGACGACGATGGCGATGGCCGTAGCGATCGCCAAGAGATCTTGATCAAGAACCTCGCGTTTACCTTCAAAGATCGTCCTGCCGACCATACCTCGAACGGCGTCACGCTGGGCGTCGACGGCTGGTTATACCTGGCCATTGGCGACTTTGGTTTCATGGAAGCCGAAGGGGCCGACGGTCGTAAGTTGCAGATGCGGGGCGGTGGTGTGCTGCGGGTTCGTCCTGATGGCACGCACATGGAAGTTTACAGCAACGGTACGCGTAACATCCTGGAAGTCGCGGTCGATCCGCTGATGAACGCCTTCACGCGTGACAACACCAACGATGGTGGCGGCTGGGACATTCGTCTGCATCACTTCAGCGGGATGGAAGATCACGGCTATCCTCGTTTGTACATGAACTTCGGCGACGAAATCATTCAGCCGTTGGCCGATTACGGTGGTGGTTCTGGCTGTGGTGCGTTGTACATGGACGAACCAGGTTTCCCCGAAGGCTACGGCAATGCTTTGTACACGGCCGACTGGGGACGAAGCTGGATCTATCGCCATAACCCAAAACGAACCGGTGCCACGTTCGAGGTTAATCAGGAAGAGTTCCTCGGGATTCCTCGCGTGACCGATCTCGATGTCGACGGCAACAGCAATATCTACGCAGCCAGTTGGAAAGGTGCCACGTTCACCTACAACGGCGAAGACGTGGGTTACCTCGTTCGCGTGACGCCCAAGGGATACCAGGCGGAAGCGATGCCTGTCCTGAGGAAGGCGACCGAAGACGAACTCTTTCAGTTGATGAACTCCGACAGTCATCGACGTCGCCTGGCCGCTCAGCGTGAACTGCTGGCTCGAGCCATGGTAAAGAGCGAATCAGGAGAACCGGCTGCCAATTCAATTTTGAAGCAGGCCGGCAATCTGATGATGGGGCAAGAGATTAACGGCAAGCTCCCTTCCACGGAAGCACGCGTCGCTGCGATCTACCTCGGAAATCAGATCATTACCGAACAGGCTCCCAATTGGGAACGCCTTTATGATGTCTGGTTCGACCGACTGAACATGGCCGCCCAGCGTCAGGCCGAGATCGCTCCGTTGGCGATTCGTGCGATGTCGGACCTCGCCTTGTTAAATCAAGACCTGCGGACTGCTCCGAAGTTCCGACAACTGGTGGAAGTGGCTGCCAACCGTGGGCTGGGAAGCGATGATCCACGTATGCAATTGGAATCGATCATTACGCTTGGGCGTTTGACCGAGTTAAAGACGCCACTGCCGGTGCCAGGGGCGAATCCGGAAGGATTGGTTACGTTCCTTGGTAGCGATGACCCAGTGATCCGCCACACCGCTTTCCAGGCCTTGGCGAATCTGGAAGCTTACGAGCCGTTGTTCTTTGTCCTCGACGGTCGCACCGCCAGCGAACGCAAGCGTCAGTTTGCCTTGTTCGCCTTGCAGCGGATGCACAAGCCAGAGGTGGTCGAAGGTTTGATCGAACGTCTGCCGAAGGAAGAAAGTCTTTACCGTCGTCAGGGCCTGCTGACTGCCTTGTGCCGTCTGTACTACGTGGACGGCGAGTGGAAGGGAAATAGCTGGGGCACGCGACCTGATACGCGTGGTCCTTACTATCAGCCTGAGAAATGGGAGATGTCCGACAAGATTGGTGGCGTGCTTCGTTCGGCGTTGGCTTCGGCTGGCAACGAAGAATCGGCCTTCCTGCTCGAGCAGCTTCAGCGTCACCGGATCGAACTGGACGGCACGCTGCGACTCGCCCTGCAGAAGGCGGCCAACGATCCGAAGTTCGCTGCGGCAGCGATCTCGATCATCGCCCAGTCGAACGAACTCCCTGGCGAAGCGATCGGCCTGCTCGAAAAAGCGGCGACTGATTCGGATACCGCTCCGGAAGTGCGAGCCCAGGCCATCACCGCCCTGCTCCGCAGCACCGAAGCCAGTGTGGTCGAAGCCGCCCTGGTCGGTCTCGGCAAGTTGTACGCCAGCGAACCAGGCGGTGCCGCTTTCAAGCAGACGCTGAGTGCTTTCCAGAATAAGGATGCCTTGAGCCGTCAGATCGGTGTGATCGAAAGCCTCGCCAAGACGCCGACTTCGCCTGCTTCCTTGTGGGCCGAGGCTGGTTTGCTGACGCTGTCGACACAGCAGAAGCTTTCGCCAGAAGTGGCCAGCACGGTGAAGTCGTCGCTGGAAGCAGGCTGGGGCGATCCGGCTCGTCAGCCACAACTGCTGGGTGCGGCCATCATTGTGAACGATCGTAACCTCGAAGATAAGGTTCGGGGCCTCTTGGCTAGCAGCAATGCCGATGTCGCTGCGGCTGCCGGCAAGGTGGCCGATGCCTGGAAGCTGAAGGCTCAGATGAACAAGCCGACCGGTCCGAAGGTTTCGACCATCGACCCGACCGAGGTCATCAAGCAGGTCGTGGGCATGAAGGGGGACACCTCGCGAGGTGAACAGCTCTTCGCGAAGCTGACCTGTAACAAGTGCCATACGGTCGATCCGAACGAAACGCCTCGTGGTCCTTACCTGCCGCAGGTCGCCAAGACTTATAAGCGGGATCAATTGACCGAAGCGATCGTGCTGCCAAGCAAGTCGCTGGCGCAAGGGTTCGTGACCAACATCTTCCAGATGGAAGATGGTCGTGTCCTGTCAGGCTTTATCACGTTTGAAGGTCCGGAAAAGATTGTCATCCGCGATGCCCAGGGCACCGAGATCACCTTGAACCCAGACGAGATCGAAGGCCAAAAGAAAGACACGGTCTCGATCATGCCAGTTGGCCTGGCCAACGACGTGACCGTTCAGGAACTGGCCGACCTGGTCACCTACCTGGAAAGCCTGGCCTCGAAGGCGGACTCGAAGTAG
- a CDS encoding S1 RNA-binding domain-containing protein, which produces MSTDPQQDPASAEPTPPSPEASAPESSAADTGDASQKKVLIGSQRDAPAPAPAAKKPKPAPQRPKPPKAEADSDDPTNIPDDLSSTLAEASEEEGEPDYRLPVEGGRVQVPNRRQQMDDIEAEIEAAFGEQSLDDMMSGQTPAPAAVRLDEGDRVTATVIRIHREDVFFDLPQGNQGIASIRNFIAVPSVGDKMEVSIGSFQASQRLYEVGIPGASTSVQDWGDIKEGIVVDAVVDGVNKGGLECAVGAARGFIPASQVATYHVKDLEEFKGRKLQCLVTEANPEKRNLVLSARAVAEKLQEDGKKELMGSLTIGQIREGTVTRIQDFGAFVDLGGVDGLVHVSQISWDRVSHPSNVLAEGQVVKVKVTKMDPETGKIGLSIRDTMENPWQKVASEFAVGKVVPGKVTKLMDFGAFVEIAPGIEGLVHVSEVSYSRISRVSSVLKTGEDVEVKVLSIDQAKRRISLSIKATQPPPADARQGGRRKDEPEVDIDRELSVKKKSDQPLKGGISNDQSEGAKFGLKW; this is translated from the coding sequence ATGTCGACTGATCCGCAGCAGGATCCCGCTTCCGCGGAACCAACCCCTCCAAGTCCTGAAGCTTCGGCCCCTGAATCCTCGGCTGCCGATACCGGCGACGCAAGCCAGAAGAAGGTTCTGATCGGATCGCAGCGCGACGCTCCGGCTCCGGCCCCGGCTGCCAAGAAGCCGAAGCCAGCTCCGCAGCGTCCCAAGCCGCCCAAGGCGGAAGCTGACAGCGACGATCCGACCAACATTCCTGACGACCTGAGCTCGACCCTGGCAGAAGCCTCGGAAGAAGAAGGGGAACCAGACTATCGTCTGCCTGTGGAAGGTGGCCGTGTTCAGGTCCCTAATCGTCGTCAGCAGATGGACGACATCGAAGCTGAAATCGAAGCCGCGTTTGGCGAACAGTCGCTCGACGACATGATGAGCGGGCAGACGCCGGCTCCGGCTGCGGTTCGTTTGGATGAAGGCGATCGCGTCACCGCGACCGTGATTCGTATCCATCGCGAAGACGTCTTCTTCGATCTGCCGCAGGGCAATCAAGGGATCGCTTCGATTCGCAACTTCATCGCCGTCCCTTCCGTGGGGGACAAGATGGAAGTTTCGATCGGCAGCTTCCAGGCGAGCCAGCGTTTGTACGAAGTCGGCATCCCGGGTGCTTCGACCAGCGTTCAAGACTGGGGCGACATCAAAGAAGGGATCGTGGTCGACGCCGTGGTCGATGGCGTGAACAAGGGTGGTCTCGAGTGTGCGGTTGGCGCGGCTCGCGGCTTCATCCCGGCCAGCCAGGTTGCCACGTACCACGTGAAAGACCTGGAAGAATTCAAAGGCCGCAAACTGCAGTGCCTGGTGACGGAAGCGAATCCAGAAAAGCGGAACCTGGTGCTGAGTGCCCGTGCTGTGGCTGAAAAGCTGCAGGAAGATGGCAAGAAGGAACTGATGGGGAGCTTGACCATCGGTCAGATCCGCGAAGGTACCGTTACCCGCATCCAAGACTTCGGTGCATTCGTCGACCTGGGCGGCGTCGATGGCCTGGTGCATGTCAGCCAGATCAGCTGGGATCGTGTGAGCCATCCATCCAACGTTCTGGCCGAAGGTCAGGTCGTGAAGGTGAAGGTCACCAAGATGGATCCTGAGACCGGCAAGATCGGCCTCTCGATTCGCGACACGATGGAAAACCCATGGCAGAAGGTTGCCAGCGAGTTCGCGGTCGGCAAGGTGGTTCCTGGTAAGGTCACCAAGCTGATGGACTTCGGTGCGTTCGTCGAGATCGCCCCGGGGATCGAAGGGCTCGTGCATGTGAGCGAAGTGAGCTACAGCCGCATCAGCCGCGTTTCGAGCGTCCTGAAAACGGGCGAAGACGTCGAAGTGAAGGTGCTGAGCATCGATCAGGCCAAACGTCGCATCAGCTTGTCGATCAAGGCAACCCAGCCGCCACCGGCCGACGCCCGACAAGGTGGTCGCCGCAAGGACGAGCCAGAAGTCGACATCGACCGCGAACTGTCGGTCAAGAAGAAGTCGGATCAGCCGCTCAAGGGTGGCATCTCGAACGACCAGAGTGAAGGCGCCAAGTTCGGTCTGAAATGGTAA
- a CDS encoding fatty acid desaturase produces MSHTPADRKQAPLHCNKSDDFSLAEARKTIGDLFKPNPWIYWTDLLLSFSVAIFCFRMVRQCELFSWQQAAFFVVSSLLFYRLAMFIHELVHLRTGTFTAFRVAWNLLVGIPFLMPSFVYYTHLDHHRRKHYGTDMDGEYLPIEYEGRWQIFAFVGASFVVPFLAVFRFLILTPLTWVSPAVRDWAFKHASSMVIDPKYIRPLPTKQAMRLIRLQEGLCFLWCLGVLVGALTVGGYPYPFLIQAYCTGVFILTINAVRTLVAHRWHNHEGEMTFLEQLLDSVNFPENMWITQLWAPIGTRFHALHHMFPSLPYHQMPEAHRRLMEVLPEGSPYHQTNESTFTHAFLDLWRRCGIRKAERNANALETQSAESSQVGNEMAKSA; encoded by the coding sequence ATGAGCCATACTCCCGCCGATCGAAAGCAGGCCCCCCTGCACTGCAACAAGTCTGATGATTTCTCGTTGGCCGAGGCCCGCAAGACCATCGGCGACTTGTTTAAACCCAACCCGTGGATCTATTGGACCGATCTTCTTCTTAGTTTTTCGGTCGCGATCTTCTGCTTTCGAATGGTTCGTCAGTGCGAACTGTTCAGTTGGCAGCAAGCTGCTTTCTTCGTGGTGAGCAGCCTACTGTTTTATCGGTTGGCGATGTTCATCCACGAACTGGTCCACCTTCGCACCGGGACGTTCACCGCGTTTCGCGTGGCCTGGAACCTGTTGGTGGGCATCCCGTTCCTGATGCCATCGTTTGTGTATTACACGCATCTCGACCATCATCGCCGCAAGCATTACGGCACCGACATGGATGGCGAGTACCTGCCAATCGAATATGAAGGCCGCTGGCAGATCTTCGCCTTCGTTGGGGCAAGCTTTGTGGTCCCATTCCTGGCGGTATTTCGCTTCCTGATCCTGACACCACTGACGTGGGTCAGTCCGGCCGTTCGCGACTGGGCGTTCAAACATGCCTCGTCGATGGTGATCGATCCGAAGTACATTCGTCCTCTGCCTACGAAGCAGGCCATGCGTCTGATTCGTTTGCAGGAAGGGCTTTGTTTTCTGTGGTGCCTGGGTGTGCTCGTTGGCGCACTTACCGTTGGTGGTTACCCCTATCCATTCCTGATTCAAGCTTACTGCACGGGTGTTTTCATCCTAACGATCAACGCCGTGCGGACGCTGGTCGCTCACCGCTGGCACAATCACGAGGGGGAAATGACCTTCCTCGAACAACTGCTCGATTCGGTCAACTTCCCAGAGAACATGTGGATCACGCAGTTGTGGGCTCCGATCGGAACTCGTTTTCACGCGTTGCATCACATGTTCCCTTCCCTTCCCTATCATCAAATGCCCGAGGCACATCGTCGTCTGATGGAAGTGCTGCCGGAAGGTTCGCCCTACCATCAAACGAACGAGTCGACCTTCACGCATGCATTTCTCGACTTGTGGCGTCGCTGTGGGATTCGGAAAGCGGAACGCAATGCAAACGCTCTCGAAACCCAATCGGCCGAATCCTCGCAAGTCGGCAACGAAATGGCAAAGTCGGCCTAA
- a CDS encoding DUF202 domain-containing protein, with product MTDQSDPRVFFAAERTMLAWLRTGLAIIGVGFLVARFGLFLRMLRHPGTDITPPLASSLIGIGFVLLGATLIGLSAWQHKSFIRQMTFDQRPSNYSMHLATWISALVAVLGLSLAIYLLVSVFIADAAPAAA from the coding sequence ATGACCGATCAGTCTGATCCACGCGTCTTTTTTGCCGCCGAGCGAACCATGCTCGCGTGGCTGAGGACAGGGCTCGCCATTATCGGGGTGGGCTTCCTCGTGGCTCGCTTTGGCTTGTTCTTGCGAATGCTCCGCCATCCTGGCACCGATATCACGCCGCCACTGGCATCGTCGCTGATTGGAATTGGGTTCGTGCTGCTGGGTGCCACCCTGATTGGACTCTCTGCCTGGCAGCACAAGAGCTTCATCCGGCAGATGACCTTCGACCAGCGGCCGAGCAACTACAGCATGCATCTGGCAACTTGGATTTCTGCCCTGGTGGCCGTGCTTGGCCTTTCACTGGCCATCTATCTGCTGGTGAGTGTCTTCATCGCCGATGCTGCCCCGGCGGCTGCGTAA